The DNA window AATTTAAAAGAAGTTGTTCCGCCTTTGGTGGTATAATTTATAGTATTAAGAAGAGCGGGGTCAACATTATAAAAAGGCACATCCCAAGGAACTTGTACAACAGCTGTTTCATCTGAAAACAATCCATGTTCGAAACTAGCAGTAAAACCATTAAAACTTATCTGGGTGGCTTCTTTTAAATTCTTTCCATGGATTACAATCCATTGCCCAGGGATAATAGTTGTCGCTAATGTATCATTAGGAGCGGGTGCATAATTCCTTACTGCTGTAATAACAGGAGCTCCATTTAAATCATCATTATTATTACAAGATATTAACATTGTAATAATCAACATCATACTTAAAAAAAGCAGGTGATTAACACGGTAATTTAATATTTTTTGCATATTTATATATTTTTTTTATTGCTATTCATAATAAGGTACTGCAGGTTCAAGCAATTTTGGATCAGCAATTACTTCTGATGTAGGTAATTGTAAAGTAAAGGTACCAACGGTTGCCGGAGAAATGACTCCAATAGGAGGTTGAGGCTTAGCTATTTTAGTATCGCCGTCATATTCAAATGTTACTCGTTGTTGATTGCTAAGCAGGGTAATTGCTTTTACCGGATTAAAATAAGAAAGTCTTACCAAATCAAACCAATATTGTCCTTCACAAGCAAATTCTAGCCTTCTTTCCTTCAAAATAATATCCATATTAAGCTGAGTTACCATAGGAGCACCAGGAATTGCTCGTTGTTTTACCTTATTGAAATATAGTAAAGCATCCGCATCAGTTGTAGAGGCATTGTTGCCCAAGATAGCCTCAGCATAAACTAAATAAATATCTGCTAATCTTAGTAATGGCGTATGCAATATGGAACTAGTAAACGTCATTGCAGGTGCATTGTTATCTGCTTCATTACCAATAATGTGTTTCTTCATAGTTGGATAAGTAGCAGTATAACCACCTTCAGCAGCATTTAACTCAGGGTAATGATCTCCAGTTAACATAAAAGTCGCTTTACGTCTTATGGAATCCTGCTCAGGATAAGCTAAATATAAATCATAACTAACTAATGGACCACCCCAACCACCAGCTTTTTGAGGAGTAATTTGAGGAGTTGGTGAGTATCGGCCCGATAAAAAATTACCTTCATCCCAATTTGCACCTGTAGTCCATTGCAGTGAAAATAATGATTCTGAACTATCATTAAATTGTGTTCTAAAAAGATCATAATAACTAGGAAACAAAACTAAACCACTGTTTTCAATCACATCTTTTGCAGTATTTTTTGCCAAATCCAAATATTGCTGATTACGCGTACCTCCCGATTGTCCCAATCCTGCCATCGTTAAATACACTTTACTTAACAAACCTTTTGCAGACCAAGTAGTTACTCTACCAGGCTGATCAGTCAAAGGAAGATTTTCGGCTGCAAAAATTAAATCTTCAGTAATAAATCGGTAAACATCTGCTCTTAAATTTCTATTTACTAAAGGTGATGTTATTAACTTCTCATTATCTACAATAATAGGCACGTCTCCCCATAATAAAGTAAGATGATAGTATGCTATGGCACGAATAAATTTTGCCTCCGCTATGGCAGCGTTCTTATCTGCCTCAGCAATTGTTGCTTTAGTATTTTCAATAGCCTTAATGGTAATATTACAATGCCCAATTACCATATAAAGCGCTTTCCAACCGCCAATTAAACGTTCGTTAGATCCATTAAGCGTAAACGTGTTAAGTTGTACTAAATCTTTACCTTGGTATGGTACAACAATGTTTCCGCTCATTACATCTCCTAATGGGAGGTATCCTTCATTATTCCATCGTGCCCATGGTTTACCATAAAGTGCTGCTGTAGCAGACCTAAGTTCTTCTTTTGTCTGATAAAAATTTTCAGTGCTTATATCTGATAGAGAAGGACGATCAAGAAAATCATCCTGACAGCTTACCATAAAAAGTACGGTAAATATCACACAAATATTTTTTAAATTTATATATTTCATAATACGTTATATTTTATTTGATTAAAGTCCTAAGTTAAGCCCAAAAGTAAATGTTCGTGCTTGCGGATAAAAGCCATTATCAATACCTGCCTGTAAAGGATTCCATGAACCTACTTCTGGGTCCATTCCTGAATATTTTGTAATAAGAAAGGCATTAGTAACAGTCGCATATACACGTAACGTATTTACATGTGCCTTTTTAAGTAGTTTCTGAGGAAATGTATAACCTAAAGTAATATTCTTACATCTGATAAAAGACCCATCTTCAACATAGTTGTCAGAGAAACGTTGGTTATTATTACCCGTATTAAGATGACTAAGTCCTACAATGGTAGTGGTTGGGTTTTTAACATATACATTTTCAGGAATATCCGCAGCAACATTAGGATCTCTTAAAGCAAGTTGCGCATAATTTTTTAATGCTTTTAGGAAACCAAATTGTGTCGAAGGATATTCTCCATTTATCCTCAATTCATTTACGACCTCATTACCCACGCTGGCACTAAAGAATATATTTAAATCTAAGCCTTTATATTTAAAAGTATTACCAAAACCTAATTGAAAATCAGGAATAGGAGAACCTAGCTTAGTTCTATCTTTTTCAGTGATAATGCCATCCCCATTTAAATCTTTAAATTTAAGATCTCCATACCATACACCTCCAGCGTTTGGCGTAACTGGTAATTCCTCACCATCATTATTAGCAGGTAACGCATGATTCTCAAAATCGCTCGCGGTTGCAAATACACCCCCATCTACTTTATACCCATAAAAATCACCCATAGATCCACCAACTTTTGTTTCAGAAACTATCTGTTCTGGGCCGTAAATCTTTCCAAGTAAAGAAGCCCCATCTGTATTTAATTTTAATATTTTATTTTTGTTATGGGATACTGTAAAATCTGTACTCCAACTAAAATCACCTTTAGTTATATTTGTTGAATTCAAATGAAGGTCAAACCCTCTATTTCTAACAGATCCTACATTTACATACGGAGCTCCAATTGTTCCTGGAGACCAGTCTGCAGCTGTTCCCGAATAAGCCGGTAATGGAATTTGCATCAACAAATCGTTTGTCAAACGATTATAAGCATCCACTGTAAGATTAACTTTCCAGTTAAAGAGTCTTACATCAAGTCCAGCATTGCTATATTCTGTTTTTTCCCATTGAACTTTAGAGTTTCCTAAAGCGGTTGTAAGACACGAACTACCGCTCAATGCGGTAGGTACAGTTCCTAATAGTGTTATATAAGCATTGCTTCTAACATTTTGATTATTAGTTTCACCATAACCCGCTCTTAATTTAAGTTCATTAATCCATTTTATATCTTTTAAGAAACCTTCATTATTGATCTTCCAAGCAAATGCTCCTGAATAGGTATTAACCCAACGATTTTCTGGACCAAATTTTGAAGAACCATCCGAACGCAGATTAGCTGTCAATATATATTTATCATTATAAATAAAATTAACACGCCCAAAATAAGATTCCTGTGCATTGTCTCCTTTAGTTCCACCATTGGTTGCTGTTTGCACATCACCGCTACCTATATTAGTAACATTGTTTGAAACATAACCTTTTCTTTCTGCGTTGACATTTTCAAACTGAGACAGCTGTGCCTCATGTCCTACCATTACATTAAAATTGTATTTGCTATTAAATACCTTAGCATAAGTAAGGAAACTTCTAAAAGCAGTATAATAATCTTGACCATAGCTATATTTTGCCTGATTGTCTGATTTCAAGGCTCCCCCAAACTTATACTTAGGGTAATATTCATCCTGTGTTCTAAATGCAAAATTACCAGACACTTCATTTCTAAAAGTTAGATCCTTTGTAAATGCTATTTCTGCGTAAAGATTAGCAAATACCTCATTTCTTTTATTATTATTTTTATTAATAA is part of the uncultured Bacteroides sp. genome and encodes:
- a CDS encoding TonB-dependent receptor, producing the protein MNENHVIRCIQKAAKNLLNKYAILAVMLCSFGLVSAQNSDVTTVTGTVLEQSSGQPLIGVSIWVKGSTQGTMTDLNGAFSIKTKVGETLKVSYIGYTAQEVKVSGKPIKISLTVNTKSLDEVVVIGYGTQKRKDVTGSISSITGKDLIQTQPTTFDQALQGKVAGVMVQQTSGQPGGGVSIQIRGLSTFGNSSPLYVIDGVIIGQSSQGTGGSNPLATISPSDIESIDVLKDASATSIYGSQATNGVIVITTKRGKDGAPKISYEFSTGFQQLVKKYPTMDLQEYATFINDRAAVWGFDERPEFANPSYLGKGTNWQDELFRNAPTSNHVLTMSGGNDRTQYLMSGSYFSQEGIAIGSKFTRASLRINLDNKATGWLKIGTSLQLSHVDEDVNTTSSNVIAAALWQQPDIPVRNPNGEYAGEESSDGWIQKRVNPYALALINKNNNKRNEVFANLYAEIAFTKDLTFRNEVSGNFAFRTQDEYYPKYKFGGALKSDNQAKYSYGQDYYTAFRSFLTYAKVFNSKYNFNVMVGHEAQLSQFENVNAERKGYVSNNVTNIGSGDVQTATNGGTKGDNAQESYFGRVNFIYNDKYILTANLRSDGSSKFGPENRWVNTYSGAFAWKINNEGFLKDIKWINELKLRAGYGETNNQNVRSNAYITLLGTVPTALSGSSCLTTALGNSKVQWEKTEYSNAGLDVRLFNWKVNLTVDAYNRLTNDLLMQIPLPAYSGTAADWSPGTIGAPYVNVGSVRNRGFDLHLNSTNITKGDFSWSTDFTVSHNKNKILKLNTDGASLLGKIYGPEQIVSETKVGGSMGDFYGYKVDGGVFATASDFENHALPANNDGEELPVTPNAGGVWYGDLKFKDLNGDGIITEKDRTKLGSPIPDFQLGFGNTFKYKGLDLNIFFSASVGNEVVNELRINGEYPSTQFGFLKALKNYAQLALRDPNVAADIPENVYVKNPTTTIVGLSHLNTGNNNQRFSDNYVEDGSFIRCKNITLGYTFPQKLLKKAHVNTLRVYATVTNAFLITKYSGMDPEVGSWNPLQAGIDNGFYPQARTFTFGLNLGL
- a CDS encoding RagB/SusD family nutrient uptake outer membrane protein, yielding MIFTVLFMVSCQDDFLDRPSLSDISTENFYQTKEELRSATAALYGKPWARWNNEGYLPLGDVMSGNIVVPYQGKDLVQLNTFTLNGSNERLIGGWKALYMVIGHCNITIKAIENTKATIAEADKNAAIAEAKFIRAIAYYHLTLLWGDVPIIVDNEKLITSPLVNRNLRADVYRFITEDLIFAAENLPLTDQPGRVTTWSAKGLLSKVYLTMAGLGQSGGTRNQQYLDLAKNTAKDVIENSGLVLFPSYYDLFRTQFNDSSESLFSLQWTTGANWDEGNFLSGRYSPTPQITPQKAGGWGGPLVSYDLYLAYPEQDSIRRKATFMLTGDHYPELNAAEGGYTATYPTMKKHIIGNEADNNAPAMTFTSSILHTPLLRLADIYLVYAEAILGNNASTTDADALLYFNKVKQRAIPGAPMVTQLNMDIILKERRLEFACEGQYWFDLVRLSYFNPVKAITLLSNQQRVTFEYDGDTKIAKPQPPIGVISPATVGTFTLQLPTSEVIADPKLLEPAVPYYE